One Halichoerus grypus chromosome 1, mHalGry1.hap1.1, whole genome shotgun sequence genomic region harbors:
- the PP2D1 gene encoding LOW QUALITY PROTEIN: protein phosphatase 2C-like domain-containing protein 1 (The sequence of the model RefSeq protein was modified relative to this genomic sequence to represent the inferred CDS: inserted 1 base in 1 codon), giving the protein MPPRSTAGGAECQAPPPPPPPPPGVFWKSREWNVRKSTFDSEKEIPLSLRRRYFRKKEKNRPSRDSEDHEEQHDQMITFPCSICKHEIDLPEIFLHKKLHMALATLGFQWMGGKKPALPLISIQRQFIITKLLSFSIFTEKILQSINNAFELLWKKQIPAYYKIIDNIHRSSIYSQTICHVLIKGVAVCEDRNSTWKADMNDKFTVVNNFGNKPDVCFLGLFDGHHGASAADLTSMELPVLLLHQLSRFDPSYQMTPEEQNVIQSFHTVFREEYIAIEELFSSIKKKRKTVKCEYENIHKAFAKAFWRMDRLLRLGRNEVSRVRWSGCSAVTCILEGNIKKPYAKKNWKINKGDDLAKSFPSQMMPQIMSGVLHIANTGNVQAVLCRNGKGFSITKEHTTRNITERRRLLQNGAIISSNEPYGLLEGQIKTTRGLGFHGNLKLKKSIIPAPQTISVPIDDLCQFLILATNGLWEVLDTKEVTALAMTMFQVYKETYYSNTQNESLPSKEPFLIYEPSNSISESNIRILFQYKPESTECVSTINSKENXDSTCSNPKNARTLPPEMTNHDLYSEKETNGPTSVDDVSKNSREKESRTKNFYEGVAKYISRELVSAALVAGSRDNITVMVILLKGSEYQFLTDKR; this is encoded by the exons ATGCCGCCCCGGAGCACGGCAGGAGGCGCCGAGTGTcaggcgccgccgccgccgccgccaccgccgccagG AGTGTTTTGGAAATCAAGGGAATGGAATGTGAGAAAATCAACATTtgattcagagaaagaaatccCACTTTCATTGAGAAGAAGgtattttagaaagaaggaaaagaacagaccATCAAGAGACTCTGAAGACCATGAAGAGCAGCATGATCAAATGATCACATTTCCCTGTTCCATATGCAAGCATGAAATTGATCTACCTGAAATTTTCCTCCATAAAAAGCTGCACATGGCTCTGGCCACCCTGGGGTTTCAATGGATGGGGGGAAAGAAACCCGCGCTCCCACTGATTTCCATTCAGAGACAGTTTATAATCACTAAACTATTGTCATTTTCTATATTCACTGAAAAAATCCTACAGAGCATTAATAATGCTTTTGAGCTACTTTGGAAGAAACAAATCCCAGCATACTATAAGATTATTGATAACATTCACAGGAGTTCCATATATTCTCAAACAATCTGTCATGTATTGATTAAAGGTGTAGCCGTTTGTGAAGATAGAAATTCTACATGGAAAGCTGACATGAATGATAAATTCACTGTGGTGAATAACTTTGGCAATAAACCCGATgtgtgttttttgggtttgttcgATGGACATCATGGTGCCTCAGCGGCAGACTTGACATCAATGGAACTTCCAGTTTTACTTCTCCATCAACTTTCCAGATTTGATCCTTCCTACCAAATGACTCCTGAAGAGCAAAACGTAATCCAATCCTTTCACACAGTATTTAGGGAGGAATACATAGCTATAGAAGAACTTTTTTCCtccataaagaaaaagagaaaaacggTGAAATGTGAGTATGAGAACATACACAAAGCCTTTGCAAAAGCATTTTGGAGAATGGATAGACTTTTACGTCTCGGAAGGAATGAAGTATCCAGGGTTCGATGGAGTGGCTGTTCTGCAGTTACTTGTATATTGGAAGGCAATATTAAAAAACCCTATGCTAAGAAGAATTGGAAAATCAATAAGGGTGATGACTTGGCAAAGAGTTTCCCTTCCCAGATGATGCCACAAATAATGTCTGGAGTACTCCATATTGCAAACACTG GTAATGTACAAGCAGTCTtatgcagaaatggaaaaggCTTTTCCATAACCAAAGAACACACTACGCGAAACATAACCGAAAGAAGACGACTACTTCAGAATGGAGCAATAATTAGTTCAAATGAACCATATGGGCTCCTAGAAgggcaaataaaaaccacacgAGGACTTGGATTTCATGGAAATCTCAAACTGAAAAAATCTATTATCCCAGCACCTCAAACTATCTCTGTCCCTATAGATGACTTATGCCAATTCCTTATCTTAGCTACCAATGGACTCTGGGAAGTTTTGGATACAAAGGAAGTCACTGCACTGGCAATGACAATGTTTCAAGTGTATAAAGAAACCTATTATTCTAACACACAAAATGAATCTTTACCATCCAAAGAGCCTTTCCTAATCTATGAACCAAGCAATTCTATATCAGAAAGTAATATCCGTATATTGTTTCAGTATAAACCTGAATCTACAGaatgtgtgtcaactataaattcaaaagaaa ttgattCAACATGTTCTAACCCTAAAAATGCACGAACACTTCCACCAGAAATGACTAATCACGATCTTTACAGTGAGAAAGAAACTAATGGACCAACCAGTGTAGATGATGTGTCCAAAAATTCAAGGGAAAAAGAATCACGCACTAAAAATTTCTATGAAGGTGTAGCCAAGTATATTAGCCGTGAACTTGTAAGTGCTGCTTTAGTGGCTGGCTCCAGAGACAACATTACAGTCATGGTAATACTTCTCAAGGGAAGTGAGTATCAGTTTCTGACTGATAAAAGATAA